One window from the genome of Acinetobacter sp. LoGeW2-3 encodes:
- a CDS encoding sugar transferase — MDNNKKAVKRLIDITISLIALLILWPVFIVISYKVRKNLGSPIFFYQERPGKNGKLFKMIKFRSMKNAVDKDGNLLPDQFRITAFGRKLRSTSLDEMPQLINVLKGDMSIVGPRPQMKEFLEHYTCEQMRRHLVKPGMTGLAQVSGRNNLTWEEKFKLDIQYVDHYNIWLDFKIMFKTAKVMLSQEGINAPDQEVGAARFSGKSTSESNIFKKEVK; from the coding sequence ATAGATAATAATAAAAAGGCGGTTAAGCGGTTAATTGATATCACTATATCCTTGATAGCTCTATTGATATTATGGCCAGTATTTATAGTTATTTCTTATAAGGTGCGAAAAAATTTGGGTTCACCAATTTTCTTTTATCAAGAACGTCCTGGAAAAAATGGTAAGCTATTTAAAATGATTAAATTTCGTTCTATGAAAAATGCAGTCGATAAAGATGGAAATCTTTTACCTGATCAATTTCGCATTACAGCCTTTGGACGGAAGTTGCGTTCTACAAGTTTAGACGAAATGCCTCAACTTATTAATGTTTTAAAAGGAGATATGAGTATAGTCGGTCCTCGTCCCCAAATGAAAGAATTTTTAGAGCACTATACTTGTGAACAGATGCGACGTCACTTAGTTAAGCCAGGTATGACCGGTCTTGCTCAAGTCAGTGGGCGTAATAATTTAACTTGGGAAGAAAAATTTAAATTAGATATACAATATGTTGACCATTATAATATTTGGCTCGATTTTAAAATTATGTTTAAAACAGCTAAAGTTATGTTAAGTCAAGAGGGGATTAATGCTCCTGATCAGGAAGTTGGTGCTGCACGGTTTTCAGGTAAAAGTACTAGCGAATCCAACATATTTAAAAAAGAAGTAAAATAG
- the tviB gene encoding Vi polysaccharide biosynthesis UDP-N-acetylglucosamine C-6 dehydrogenase TviB translates to MIQLSELKIAIIGLGYVGLPLAVEFGKKVPVVGFDIHQKRIDELKSGKDHTLEVSPEELTQATQLHYSANLEDLKDCNFYIVTVPTPIDQFKQPDLTPLIKASQSIGQVLSKSDVVVYESTVYPGATEEACIPVLEQVSGLTFNIDFFAGYSPERINPGDKQHRVTNILKITSGSTPEVADYVDQVYNLIIQAGTHKAPSIKVAEAAKVIENTQRDVNIALINELAVIFNKMGIDTEAVLQAAGTKWNFLPFRPGLVGGHCIGVDPYYLTHKAQSIGYHPEIILAGRRLNDGMGAYVVTQLVKGMIKKKIQVEGAKVLVLGLSFKENCPDIRNTKVIDIVHELQEYHIQADVYDPWIDATEAEHEYGIQPITELKNGKYDAVILAVAHEQFKAMGAARIRALGKANHVLYDLKYVFSQAESDLRL, encoded by the coding sequence ATGATACAGCTTTCGGAACTCAAAATTGCCATTATCGGATTAGGTTACGTCGGTTTACCTCTGGCTGTTGAATTCGGTAAAAAAGTCCCAGTCGTGGGTTTCGATATCCATCAAAAACGCATCGATGAACTCAAGTCTGGCAAAGATCATACCTTGGAAGTCTCTCCAGAAGAACTGACACAAGCGACACAATTACACTATAGTGCCAATTTAGAAGATCTCAAAGATTGTAACTTTTATATTGTGACAGTTCCAACTCCAATTGATCAGTTTAAACAGCCAGATCTCACTCCATTGATTAAAGCATCACAAAGTATTGGGCAAGTTCTGTCAAAAAGTGATGTGGTGGTTTATGAATCCACTGTTTATCCAGGCGCAACTGAAGAAGCCTGTATTCCAGTACTGGAACAGGTTTCTGGTTTAACATTTAATATCGATTTCTTTGCTGGTTATAGTCCAGAACGGATTAACCCGGGTGATAAACAGCACCGCGTGACCAATATTTTGAAAATTACTTCAGGTTCAACCCCAGAAGTCGCGGACTATGTTGATCAGGTCTATAACCTGATTATTCAGGCAGGTACACATAAGGCGCCAAGTATCAAAGTCGCAGAAGCAGCGAAAGTGATTGAAAATACCCAGCGTGACGTGAATATCGCGTTAATCAATGAGCTGGCAGTGATCTTCAATAAAATGGGTATTGATACTGAAGCCGTACTGCAGGCAGCAGGTACCAAGTGGAATTTCTTGCCGTTTCGTCCAGGTTTAGTTGGTGGTCATTGTATTGGCGTAGACCCATACTATTTAACCCATAAAGCACAATCCATTGGTTATCATCCGGAAATCATTCTGGCGGGGCGTCGTTTAAATGATGGTATGGGCGCTTATGTGGTAACCCAGTTGGTCAAAGGCATGATCAAGAAAAAGATTCAGGTGGAAGGTGCCAAAGTGCTGGTACTTGGCTTGAGCTTTAAGGAAAACTGTCCGGATATCCGTAATACCAAAGTCATTGATATCGTGCATGAGCTGCAGGAATATCATATTCAGGCGGATGTCTATGACCCATGGATTGATGCGACAGAAGCAGAGCATGAATATGGCATTCAGCCGATTACTGAGCTGAAAAATGGCAAATACGATGCTGTCATTCTGGCTGTAGCCCATGAACAGTTTAAAGCGATGGGGGCAGCACGGATTCGTGCCTTAGGTAAGGCTAATCATGTTCTGTATGACCTGAAATATGTATTCAGTCAGGCTGAATCAGATCTGCGACTGTAA
- a CDS encoding NAD-dependent epimerase/dehydratase family protein codes for MNQYQTVCEQLQQTPKTWLVTGVAGFIGSNLLETLLKLNQKVVGLDNFATGHQYNLDEVQSQVSAEQWTNFRFIEGDIRKLEDCQQACAGVDYVLHEAALGSVPRSIADPITTNETNISGFLNMLTAARDAGVSSFTYAASSSTYGDHPALPKVEEHIGNPLSPYAVTKYVNELYADVFARAYGFKSIGLRYFNVFGKRQDPNGAYAAVIPKWTASMIAGDDVFINGDGETSRDFCFIENTVQANILAATTTDENAKNQVYNVAVGDRTTLNELYRAIQNALAENDVQYDKDPIYRDFRAGDVRHSQASIAKIQQRLGYAPQYKIAESIQLAMQWYVHNLT; via the coding sequence ATGAACCAATATCAAACGGTGTGTGAGCAGTTGCAGCAAACACCGAAAACCTGGTTAGTCACTGGTGTTGCAGGCTTTATCGGCTCCAACCTGCTGGAAACCTTGTTAAAACTGAATCAGAAAGTGGTGGGCCTGGATAACTTTGCCACCGGTCATCAGTATAATCTGGATGAGGTGCAGTCACAGGTCAGTGCTGAGCAGTGGACAAATTTCCGTTTTATTGAAGGGGATATCCGTAAGCTTGAAGATTGTCAGCAAGCCTGTGCTGGTGTGGATTATGTCTTGCATGAAGCAGCACTCGGTTCTGTGCCACGTTCTATTGCTGATCCGATTACTACCAATGAAACCAATATCAGCGGTTTCCTGAATATGTTGACTGCGGCACGGGATGCTGGTGTTTCCAGCTTTACCTATGCGGCGAGCAGTTCAACTTATGGCGACCATCCGGCACTTCCGAAAGTGGAAGAGCATATTGGTAATCCATTATCCCCTTATGCTGTGACCAAATATGTCAATGAGCTGTATGCCGATGTATTTGCCCGTGCCTACGGTTTTAAATCGATTGGTCTGCGTTATTTCAATGTCTTTGGCAAGCGTCAGGATCCCAATGGTGCCTATGCTGCGGTGATTCCGAAGTGGACGGCCTCAATGATCGCTGGCGATGATGTGTTCATTAATGGTGATGGTGAAACCAGCCGTGATTTCTGCTTTATTGAGAATACGGTACAGGCCAATATTCTGGCAGCCACTACCACCGATGAAAATGCCAAAAATCAGGTTTATAATGTCGCGGTGGGTGATCGTACTACCTTGAATGAATTGTATCGCGCCATTCAGAATGCTTTAGCTGAAAATGATGTGCAGTACGATAAGGATCCGATTTATCGTGATTTCCGTGCGGGCGATGTGCGTCATTCTCAGGCCAGTATTGCCAAGATTCAGCAGCGTTTAGGCTATGCGCCACAATATAAAATTGCTGAAAGCATTCAACTGGCAATGCAGTGGTATGTTCACAATCTGACATGA